One Vespula pensylvanica isolate Volc-1 chromosome 1, ASM1446617v1, whole genome shotgun sequence genomic region harbors:
- the LOC122629291 gene encoding SET and MYND domain-containing protein 4-like isoform X2, with protein sequence MDLAKELILNLKQKNVSHVGYGLQKECEALIGHILQNMVKSQLPPLNVERKNADDAIRYREEGNQHFVVGDDIDAIESYTKSLAYANNKELMAYAHANRSAALFRKEMYKECLIDIDAALLCGYPDNKRKRLKERGAKAIDELKKILQISEDKCTNIEKIIDQICLNQDTKEDITKTDTNDIIHANDKNKEKNLLPDNQYHEKRFFNINHLPIKCTTQKPRYLEKEGSLFLAYGPNKECPAASDGIKIVFSKEFGRHFIATKNFNPGDIITIENPYAHVIYEERFYTHCHQCLSRCYNLIPCSNCPIAQYCSEECKKIAWDMAHMTECPILVLLKNLLNVDKDKIRMLTKIIRLLIVVTENGSKIKELQEDMKIAESNPDSRTAGFTDEGVFYNFSARSALSLATNMITRPLIGISAFACISALATILLATQTNFFGKKYEIDYLEDISEFSDLRFCGSIMFRACVIMSSNCFSVQQEPGIKSGSGLYVTHSLYNHSCSPNTFRHFEGLTMITRALHPILSGDQVFTSYGPEYAYMPRLERKEKIMQDYFFDCQCPACVFNWPIYTEILRNHIGSITKNKQLVEELKPFKQRLLKNIYDIDAVKNVLNILFKEVSQPCEEIVHAEQYLKSYYLDP encoded by the exons ATGGATCTAGCAAAAGAGTTAATATTGAATCTTAAACAAAAGAATGTATCACATGTGGGATATGGCTTACAAAAGGAATGTGAAGCTCTTATTGgacatattttacaaaatatggTAAAATCTCAATTACCACCATTaaatgttgaaagaaaaaatgcagaTGATGCAATTAGATATAGGGAAgaag gaAATCAACATTTTGTTGTGGGTGATGACATTGATGCTATAGAGAGTTATACTAAAAGTTTAGCATATGCTAATAATAAAGAGTTAATGGCATATGCACATGCAAATAGATCTGCAGCTTTGttcagaaaagaaatgtacaaAGAATGTTTGATAGATATTGATGCTGCTTTATTATGTGGATATccagataataaaagaaaaagacttaAGGAAAGAGGAGCCAAAGCGATCGATGAacttaagaaaattttacaaatatccGAGGATAAATGCACtaacattgaaaaaattatagatcaaatttgtttaaatcaaGATACAAAAGAAGATATTACAAAAACAGATACTAATGATATTATACATGCTAATgacaagaataaagaaaaaaatttattgcctGATAATCAATATCAtgaaaaacgattttttaatatcaatcatTTACCAATCAAATGTACAACACAAAAGCCAAGGTATTTAGAGAAAGAAGGTTCTTTATTTCTCGCTTATGGTCCAAATAAAGAGTGCCCTGCTGCCAGCGATGGtatcaaaattgttttttctaaagaatttGGACGTCATTTTATAGctacaaaaaattttaatccaGGAGATATAATTACCATCGAAAATCCGTATGCACACGTCATCTATGAGGAAAG gtTTTATACACATTGTCATCAATGTCTTTCAAgatgttataatttaataccATGCTCAAATTGTCCAATTGCACAATATTGTTCAGAAGAATGTAAGAAGATAGCTTGGGATATGGCTCATATGACAGAATGTCCAATTTTGgtactattaaaaaatttattgaatgtTGATAAAGACAAGATAAGAATGCTTACTAAAATTATTAGACTTTTAATTGTAGTAACAGAAAATGGTTCCAAGATAAAGGAATTACAAGAAGATATGAAAATTGCTGAATCCAATCCtg ATAGCAGAACAGCAGGTTTTACAGATGAGGGTGTATTCTATAATTTTAGTGCTCGATCTGCTTTAAGTCTTGCAACAAATATGATTACTAGACCATTGATCGGTATCAGTGCATTTGCATGTATTTCAGCTCTTGCTACTATTCTTCTAGCTACACAAACTAATTTCTTTGgcaaaaaatatgaaatagatTATTTGGAAGATATAAGTGAATTTTCTGATTTAAGATTTTGTGGTAGTATTATGTTTCGAGCTTGTGTTATTATGTCTTCTAATTGTTTTTCA GTACAACAAGAGCCAGGAATAAAATCTGGGTCAGGGTTATATGTAACACACAGTTTGTACAATCATTCATGTAGTCCAAATACGTTTAGACATTTTGAAGGACTGACTATGATTACTCGTGCGTTACATCCAATTTTATCAGGAGATCAAGTTTTTACAAGTTATGGCCCtgaatatgcatatatgccacgtttagaaaggaaagaaaaaataatgcaagattatttttttgactGTCAATGTCCTGCATGTGTATTTAATTGGCCCATATATACCGAAATACTTCGTAATCACATTGGTTCGATTACCAAAAATAAGCAACTTGTAGAAGAATTAAAACCCTTTAAACAAAGATTGCTTAAGAACATTTACGATATTGATGCAGTAAAAAACgttcttaatattttatttaaagaagtATCTCAACCATGTGAGGAGATAGTTCATGCAGAACAATATctaaaaagttattatttag atCCGTAA
- the LOC122628941 gene encoding nuclear receptor coactivator 5 isoform X2 produces MSARLLKDPATVSSRIFVGHLQTDDMTKHELEEHFSKYGTIVGSLINRGFGFVQFEEEQSAQKAIQNENGAMFKGRRIDVRPAKKDSQSGSNNTGGGNSSGGINNSGSIGGSGIGSANSGLGKPQGSSNNQFGSTNNHFNNANDSFSSGGQGFNNTSQNLGNDNQFGSNLKGNTSMTSQFIDGNQSRDSTNDQFGNMNQHRGNNDQFNNNNQNRNSNQFGTGNQNRSGNESFGSGPGNQNRGGNNQFGLSTNQNRPGGNQNRNQNIPGGNQNSGSGGGGGTTPGGGGRLRGTRGGKNRNKNRDNSSGNNFRDRSPINRSTRIDDKSGRDWDHKPNDRLRSNTFGGRDSFNDSSSRYDDFKSSGPRDMNISFGNSANTDYSTIAAEKNDCEIIVVNKALTEYAEAIEMRLKKVGLTVDLLFPNEDVLLSRVLGNIASRGCLYAVVVTPINQEHHSLTLNILHGLPQEHRNMPVEDAINLISRDFANYKAGGRSVPLNTPLAIERHPDAIQVLLNMLADNRQLTVLQYDRVIKYLEVKREEQVQVELGDAKDLPATTLTVNDPKQAELQSRILNILNSNKSNSSAPAPSPVPAPTPAPAPVPPANWGTASTNATSASTTSTTTTGVSPSPLLNDPTVQKALDSLLQGNLLKSIGDQQPAAAATTTPLFAAFPNIGRF; encoded by the exons atgaGTGCGCGTCTTTTAAAAGATCCTGCTACCGTTAGTAGTCGCATATTCGTAGGACATTTACAAACAGATGATATGACAAAACATGAACTAGAAGAACACTTTTCAAAATATGGAACTATTGTGGGATCACTGATAAATCGAGGATTTGGTTTTGTTCAATTTGAAGAAGAACAATCTGCTCAGAAAGCTATTCAGAATGAAAATGGAGCAATGTTCAAAGGCAGAAGAATAG atgtTAGACCTGCAAAAAAAGATTCTCAATCTGGTAGTAATAATACAGGTGGAGGAAATAGTAGCGGAGGTATAAATAATTCTGGAAGTATAGGTGGTTCTGGTATCGGTAGTGCTAACAGTGGACTAGGAAAACCACAGGGTAGCTCTAATAATCAATTTGGTAGCACAAACAATCATTTTAACAATGCAAATGACTCCTTTAGTAGTGGAGGTCAAGGCTTTAATAATACAAGCCAAAATCTTGGTAATGATAATCAATTTGGTAGCAATTTAAAAGGAAACACTTCCATGACAAGTCAATTCATTGATGGAAATCAGAGCAGAGATAGTACAAATGATCAATTTGGCAATATGAACCAACATCGTGGAAATAATgatcaatttaataataataatcagaaTAGAAACAGCAATCAGTTTGGTACTGGTAATCAAAACAGAAGTGGAAATGAATCATTTGGTAGCGGTCCAGGTAATCAGAATAGAGGTGGAAATAATCAGTTTGGCCTCTCTACGAATCAAAATAGGCCAGGTGGCAACCAAAATCGTAATCAAAATATACCTGGTGGTAATCAAAATTCAGGcagtggaggtggaggaggtacTACTCCTGGTGGAGGTGGTAGATTACGAGGCACTAGAGgtggaaaaaatagaaataaaaatagagataattcTTCTGGGAACAATTTTAGAGATCGTAGTCCCATTAATAGAAGCACTCGTATAGATGATAAAAGTGGTCGTGATTGGGATCATAAACCGAATGACAGACTACGTAGCAACACTTTTGGAGGAAGAGATTCTTTTAATGATAGTAGCTCTCGTTATGACGATTTCAAAAGTTCTGGTCCACGAGATATGAATATAAGCTTTgg aAACTCTGCAAATACAGATTATTCAACAATTGCAGCTGAAAAAAATGACTGTGAAATTATAGTAGTTAATAAAGCATTAAC aGAATATGCAGAAGCCATTGAAATGCGTTTGAAGAAAGTAGGTTTAACTGTAGATCTATTATTTCCAAATGAAGATGTTCTCTTGAGCCGTGTTCTTGGTAATATAGCAAGTCGTGGTTGTTTATATGCTGTAGTAGTGACTCCTATTAATCAGGAACATCACTCTCTCACACTTAACATTTTACATGGTTTACCTCAag aACACAGAAATATGCCCGTTGAAGAtgctattaatttaatatcaaggGATTTTGCTAATTACAAAGCAGGGGGTCGTTCAGTTCCTCTTAATACACCTCTTGCAATCGAGCGTCATCCTGACGCCATCCAAGTCCTCCTAAATATGTTAGCAGACAATCGTCAATTGACTGTACTACAATATGACAGagttataaaatatctcgaagttaaaagagaagaacaagtACAAGTAGAATTGGGTGATGCAAAAGACTTACCAGCTACAACATTGACAGTTAATGATCCGAAACAAGCTGAGCTACAATCGAGAATACTTAATATTTTGAATAGCAATAAAAGCAACTCATCAGCTCCAGCACCCAGTCCAGTTCCAGCACCAACACCAGCACCGGCTCCTGTCCCTCCAGCTAATTGGGGAACAG CATCAACAAATGCCACATCAGCATCAACGACTTCTACAACTACAACGGGAGTTTCACCATCGCCATTATTAAATGATCCAACGGTTCAAAAGGCCCTTGACAGTTTGTTACAAGGCAATTTGCTCAAAAGCATTGGTGACCAACaaccagcagcagcagcaacaacaacaccTCTTTTTGCAGCTTTTCCTAATATTGGTCGTTTTTAA
- the LOC122629291 gene encoding SET and MYND domain-containing protein 4-like isoform X1, whose protein sequence is MDLAKELILNLKQKNVSHVGYGLQKECEALIGHILQNMVKSQLPPLNVERKNADDAIRYREEGNQHFVVGDDIDAIESYTKSLAYANNKELMAYAHANRSAALFRKEMYKECLIDIDAALLCGYPDNKRKRLKERGAKAIDELKKILQISEDKCTNIEKIIDQICLNQDTKEDITKTDTNDIIHANDKNKEKNLLPDNQYHEKRFFNINHLPIKCTTQKPRYLEKEGSLFLAYGPNKECPAASDGIKIVFSKEFGRHFIATKNFNPGDIITIENPYAHVIYEERFYTHCHQCLSRCYNLIPCSNCPIAQYCSEECKKIAWDMAHMTECPILVLLKNLLNVDKDKIRMLTKIIRLLIVVTENGSKIKELQEDMKIAESNPDSRTAGFTDEGVFYNFSARSALSLATNMITRPLIGISAFACISALATILLATQTNFFGKKYEIDYLEDISEFSDLRFCGSIMFRACVIMSSNCFSVQQEPGIKSGSGLYVTHSLYNHSCSPNTFRHFEGLTMITRALHPILSGDQVFTSYGPEYAYMPRLERKEKIMQDYFFDCQCPACVFNWPIYTEILRNHIGSITKNKQLVEELKPFKQRLLKNIYDIDAVKNVLNILFKEVSQPCEEIVHAEQYLKSYYLGKFK, encoded by the exons ATGGATCTAGCAAAAGAGTTAATATTGAATCTTAAACAAAAGAATGTATCACATGTGGGATATGGCTTACAAAAGGAATGTGAAGCTCTTATTGgacatattttacaaaatatggTAAAATCTCAATTACCACCATTaaatgttgaaagaaaaaatgcagaTGATGCAATTAGATATAGGGAAgaag gaAATCAACATTTTGTTGTGGGTGATGACATTGATGCTATAGAGAGTTATACTAAAAGTTTAGCATATGCTAATAATAAAGAGTTAATGGCATATGCACATGCAAATAGATCTGCAGCTTTGttcagaaaagaaatgtacaaAGAATGTTTGATAGATATTGATGCTGCTTTATTATGTGGATATccagataataaaagaaaaagacttaAGGAAAGAGGAGCCAAAGCGATCGATGAacttaagaaaattttacaaatatccGAGGATAAATGCACtaacattgaaaaaattatagatcaaatttgtttaaatcaaGATACAAAAGAAGATATTACAAAAACAGATACTAATGATATTATACATGCTAATgacaagaataaagaaaaaaatttattgcctGATAATCAATATCAtgaaaaacgattttttaatatcaatcatTTACCAATCAAATGTACAACACAAAAGCCAAGGTATTTAGAGAAAGAAGGTTCTTTATTTCTCGCTTATGGTCCAAATAAAGAGTGCCCTGCTGCCAGCGATGGtatcaaaattgttttttctaaagaatttGGACGTCATTTTATAGctacaaaaaattttaatccaGGAGATATAATTACCATCGAAAATCCGTATGCACACGTCATCTATGAGGAAAG gtTTTATACACATTGTCATCAATGTCTTTCAAgatgttataatttaataccATGCTCAAATTGTCCAATTGCACAATATTGTTCAGAAGAATGTAAGAAGATAGCTTGGGATATGGCTCATATGACAGAATGTCCAATTTTGgtactattaaaaaatttattgaatgtTGATAAAGACAAGATAAGAATGCTTACTAAAATTATTAGACTTTTAATTGTAGTAACAGAAAATGGTTCCAAGATAAAGGAATTACAAGAAGATATGAAAATTGCTGAATCCAATCCtg ATAGCAGAACAGCAGGTTTTACAGATGAGGGTGTATTCTATAATTTTAGTGCTCGATCTGCTTTAAGTCTTGCAACAAATATGATTACTAGACCATTGATCGGTATCAGTGCATTTGCATGTATTTCAGCTCTTGCTACTATTCTTCTAGCTACACAAACTAATTTCTTTGgcaaaaaatatgaaatagatTATTTGGAAGATATAAGTGAATTTTCTGATTTAAGATTTTGTGGTAGTATTATGTTTCGAGCTTGTGTTATTATGTCTTCTAATTGTTTTTCA GTACAACAAGAGCCAGGAATAAAATCTGGGTCAGGGTTATATGTAACACACAGTTTGTACAATCATTCATGTAGTCCAAATACGTTTAGACATTTTGAAGGACTGACTATGATTACTCGTGCGTTACATCCAATTTTATCAGGAGATCAAGTTTTTACAAGTTATGGCCCtgaatatgcatatatgccacgtttagaaaggaaagaaaaaataatgcaagattatttttttgactGTCAATGTCCTGCATGTGTATTTAATTGGCCCATATATACCGAAATACTTCGTAATCACATTGGTTCGATTACCAAAAATAAGCAACTTGTAGAAGAATTAAAACCCTTTAAACAAAGATTGCTTAAGAACATTTACGATATTGATGCAGTAAAAAACgttcttaatattttatttaaagaagtATCTCAACCATGTGAGGAGATAGTTCATGCAGAACAATATctaaaaagttattatttagGTAAATTTAagtga
- the LOC122628941 gene encoding nuclear receptor coactivator 5 isoform X1, translating into MSARLLKDPATVSSRIFVGHLQTDDMTKHELEEHFSKYGTIVGSLINRGFGFVQFEEEQSAQKAIQNENGAMFKGRRIDVRPAKKDSQSGSNNTGGGNSSGGINNSGSIGGSGIGSANSGLGKPQGSSNNQFGSTNNHFNNANDSFSSGGQGFNNTSQNLGNDNQFGSNLKGNTSMTSQFIDGNQSRDSTNDQFGNMNQHRGNNDQFNNNNQNRNSNQFGTGNQNRSGNESFGSGPGNQNRGGNNQFGLSTNQNRPGGNQNRNQNIPGGNQNSGSGGGGGTTPGGGGRLRGTRGGKNRNKNRDNSSGNNFRDRSPINRSTRIDDKSGRDWDHKPNDRLRSNTFGGRDSFNDSSSRYDDFKSSGPRDMNISFGNSANTDYSTIAAEKNDCEIIVVNKALTEYAEAIEMRLKKVGLTVDLLFPNEDVLLSRVLGNIASRGCLYAVVVTPINQEHHSLTLNILHGLPQEHRNMPVEDAINLISRDFANYKAGGRSVPLNTPLAIERHPDAIQVLLNMLADNRQLTVLQYDRVIKYLEVKREEQVQVELGDAKDLPATTLTVNDPKQAELQSRILNILNSNKSNSSAPAPSPVPAPTPAPAPVPPANWGTAASTNATSASTTSTTTTGVSPSPLLNDPTVQKALDSLLQGNLLKSIGDQQPAAAATTTPLFAAFPNIGRF; encoded by the exons atgaGTGCGCGTCTTTTAAAAGATCCTGCTACCGTTAGTAGTCGCATATTCGTAGGACATTTACAAACAGATGATATGACAAAACATGAACTAGAAGAACACTTTTCAAAATATGGAACTATTGTGGGATCACTGATAAATCGAGGATTTGGTTTTGTTCAATTTGAAGAAGAACAATCTGCTCAGAAAGCTATTCAGAATGAAAATGGAGCAATGTTCAAAGGCAGAAGAATAG atgtTAGACCTGCAAAAAAAGATTCTCAATCTGGTAGTAATAATACAGGTGGAGGAAATAGTAGCGGAGGTATAAATAATTCTGGAAGTATAGGTGGTTCTGGTATCGGTAGTGCTAACAGTGGACTAGGAAAACCACAGGGTAGCTCTAATAATCAATTTGGTAGCACAAACAATCATTTTAACAATGCAAATGACTCCTTTAGTAGTGGAGGTCAAGGCTTTAATAATACAAGCCAAAATCTTGGTAATGATAATCAATTTGGTAGCAATTTAAAAGGAAACACTTCCATGACAAGTCAATTCATTGATGGAAATCAGAGCAGAGATAGTACAAATGATCAATTTGGCAATATGAACCAACATCGTGGAAATAATgatcaatttaataataataatcagaaTAGAAACAGCAATCAGTTTGGTACTGGTAATCAAAACAGAAGTGGAAATGAATCATTTGGTAGCGGTCCAGGTAATCAGAATAGAGGTGGAAATAATCAGTTTGGCCTCTCTACGAATCAAAATAGGCCAGGTGGCAACCAAAATCGTAATCAAAATATACCTGGTGGTAATCAAAATTCAGGcagtggaggtggaggaggtacTACTCCTGGTGGAGGTGGTAGATTACGAGGCACTAGAGgtggaaaaaatagaaataaaaatagagataattcTTCTGGGAACAATTTTAGAGATCGTAGTCCCATTAATAGAAGCACTCGTATAGATGATAAAAGTGGTCGTGATTGGGATCATAAACCGAATGACAGACTACGTAGCAACACTTTTGGAGGAAGAGATTCTTTTAATGATAGTAGCTCTCGTTATGACGATTTCAAAAGTTCTGGTCCACGAGATATGAATATAAGCTTTgg aAACTCTGCAAATACAGATTATTCAACAATTGCAGCTGAAAAAAATGACTGTGAAATTATAGTAGTTAATAAAGCATTAAC aGAATATGCAGAAGCCATTGAAATGCGTTTGAAGAAAGTAGGTTTAACTGTAGATCTATTATTTCCAAATGAAGATGTTCTCTTGAGCCGTGTTCTTGGTAATATAGCAAGTCGTGGTTGTTTATATGCTGTAGTAGTGACTCCTATTAATCAGGAACATCACTCTCTCACACTTAACATTTTACATGGTTTACCTCAag aACACAGAAATATGCCCGTTGAAGAtgctattaatttaatatcaaggGATTTTGCTAATTACAAAGCAGGGGGTCGTTCAGTTCCTCTTAATACACCTCTTGCAATCGAGCGTCATCCTGACGCCATCCAAGTCCTCCTAAATATGTTAGCAGACAATCGTCAATTGACTGTACTACAATATGACAGagttataaaatatctcgaagttaaaagagaagaacaagtACAAGTAGAATTGGGTGATGCAAAAGACTTACCAGCTACAACATTGACAGTTAATGATCCGAAACAAGCTGAGCTACAATCGAGAATACTTAATATTTTGAATAGCAATAAAAGCAACTCATCAGCTCCAGCACCCAGTCCAGTTCCAGCACCAACACCAGCACCGGCTCCTGTCCCTCCAGCTAATTGGGGAACAG CAGCATCAACAAATGCCACATCAGCATCAACGACTTCTACAACTACAACGGGAGTTTCACCATCGCCATTATTAAATGATCCAACGGTTCAAAAGGCCCTTGACAGTTTGTTACAAGGCAATTTGCTCAAAAGCATTGGTGACCAACaaccagcagcagcagcaacaacaacaccTCTTTTTGCAGCTTTTCCTAATATTGGTCGTTTTTAA